One genomic segment of Fusibacter sp. A1 includes these proteins:
- a CDS encoding GNAT family N-acetyltransferase, with translation MRLLKYDEIDEKAYEDYICEWEASGELIVPGNAKRRSENFLKQVAIWEIQATDVAGMVEQGFVTHTVYFLEDEEKLVGAIDLRHELNDRLLENGGHIGYGVRPTERGKGYATKMLAMMLSLVNEMGYEKVLITCDDDNLGSARTIENNGGVLEDKPVFEGVLTRRYWINL, from the coding sequence ATGAGACTGCTTAAGTATGACGAAATTGATGAGAAAGCCTATGAGGACTATATCTGTGAGTGGGAGGCTTCTGGAGAACTGATTGTTCCAGGAAACGCAAAACGCAGAAGTGAAAACTTCTTAAAGCAGGTCGCCATCTGGGAGATACAGGCGACGGATGTGGCGGGGATGGTCGAACAGGGATTTGTGACGCATACCGTGTATTTTTTAGAAGACGAGGAAAAGTTAGTCGGAGCCATTGATTTACGCCACGAGCTCAATGATAGGCTGCTGGAAAACGGCGGGCATATCGGATACGGTGTCAGACCGACTGAACGGGGTAAAGGATACGCGACAAAAATGCTGGCCATGATGCTTTCACTCGTTAATGAAATGGGCTATGAAAAGGTCCTGATCACCTGTGATGATGACAATCTAGGCTCTGCCAGAACCATTGAGAATAATGGCGGCGTTCTAGAGGACAAGCCCGTTTTCGAAGGGGTGCTTACAAGAAGGTACTGGATCAACCT